A part of Solea solea chromosome 8, fSolSol10.1, whole genome shotgun sequence genomic DNA contains:
- the klhl22 gene encoding kelch-like protein 22 isoform X2: MPQHQCLSMADGGELRRVVGRAGPSDCPGRRTYRSSAHFRSLLDGLLALRQGGVLFDVVLLVEARPIQAHRILLAASCDYFRGMFAGGLRETKETEIPIHGVSYMAMKKILDYIYTSEMELDLESVQEVLIAATLVQLENVIGFCCDFLFSWLDESNILEVHHLADLYELRQLKAMVHAYILRNIQTLSRTDVYRQLPQDEVFRALSSDELEVNSENEVYEAALHYHYSPEQVETDQVYLQDNLKMVDAVRFSLIEKQVLQKLCDRLDQCPLKDSVSAALRYHEQEIWQPVLQTPLTQPRSTFHCLLGFGGMFSSSSHANNEHLFQVFHPSWGEWRTLDATPAPRMSNQGIAVLNNFVYLIGGDKNTNGFRAETRCWRYDPRHNAWCTIQSLQQQHADHCVCVVGGHIYAIGGRDYSNELDSVERYDPHTNTWECVSPLKREVYAHAGAVTGGKIYITCGRRGMAYLRETYCFDPVANQWTACADGPVERAWHGMAGVNGCVYVIGGSNDQRGYRRDVLKVARFDPSVNSWSLVTPLPGGHGEPGVTVLDNRIYVLGGRSHDKSNRMKYVHAYNADADEWESETEFKDRVSGMAACVALMPPAVIAQARSWEQRIKASWEDMEDSEDSSED; this comes from the exons ATGCCTCAACACCAGTGTCTGTCCATGGCTGACGGTGGAGAGCTGCGTCGAGTGGTGGGACGCGCCGGCCCCTCGGACTGTCCGGGCCGGCGAACCTACCGAAGTTCAGCCCATTTCCGCAGCCTGCTGGACGGCCTGCTGGCGCTCAGACAAGGCGGCGTCCTGTTCGATGTGGTGCTGCTGGTGGAAGCGCGACCTATCCAAGCCCACCGTATACTGCTGGCAGCCTCCTGCGATTATTTTag GGGAATGTTTGCTGGTGGCCTGCGGGAGACAAAGGAAACAGAGATTCCAATTCATGGTGTTTCCTACATGGCCATGAAAAAAATACTGGACTACATTTACACCTCGGAGATGGAATTAGACCTGGAGAGTGTTCAGGAAGTCCTGATAGCTGCCACACTGGTACAG ctgGAGAACGTGATCGGCTTCTGCTGCGATTTCCTCTTCTCCTGGCTGGACGAGAGCAACATCTTGGAGGTGCATCACCTGGCCGACCTGTACGAACTGCGGCAGCTTAAAGCCATGGTCCACGCCTACATCCTCAGGAACATCCAGACTCTGTCCCGGACGGACGTTTACCGGCAGCTCCCTCAAGACGAGGTCTTCAGAGCGCTGAGCAGTGACGAGCTGGAGGTGAACAGTGAGAACGAGGTGTACGAGGCCGCTCTTCACTACCACTACAGTCCTGAGCAGGTGGAAACTGACCAGGTGTACTTGCAG GACAATCTCAAGATGGTTGATGCTGTGCGCTTCAGCCTGATTGAGAAGCAGGTGTTGCAGAAACTGTGCGACCGTCTGGACCAGTGTCCGCTGAAGGACTCGGTGTCGGCCGCCCTGCGCTACCACGAGCAGGAGATCTGGCAGCCCGTCCTGCAGACTCCTCTCACCCAGCCCCGCTCCACCTTCCACTGCCTCCTGGGCTTCGGCGggatgttctcctccagctcccACGCCAACAACGAGCACCTGTTTCAGGTGTTCCACCCGAGCTGGGGCGAATGGAGGACTCTTGATGCGACGCCCGCCCCCCGAATGTCCAACCAGGGCATCGCTGTGCTCAACAACTTTGTTTATCTCATCGGAGGAGACAAGAACACCAACGGGTTTCGTGCCGAGACCCGATGCTGGAG GTACGACCCTCGTCACAACGCGTGGTGCACGATCCAgtcgctgcagcagcagcacgctgaccactgtgtgtgtgtggtgggaggCCACATTTATGCCATCGGAGGGAGAGACTACAGCAATGAACTGGACTCAGTGGAGCGCTACGACCCGCACACCAACACGTGGGAGTGTGTGTCGCCACTAAAAAGAGAG GTGTATGCACATGCCGGAGCGGTGACGGGTGGTAAGATTTATATAACCTGCGGGCGCAGAGGGATGGCCTACCTCCGAGAGACCTACTGCTTTGACCCCGTGGCAAATCAGTGGACGGCGTGCGCCGATGGCCCAGTGGAGCGCGCCTGGCACGGCATGGCGGGTGTCAACGGATGCGTTTACGTGATTGGGGGAAGCAACGACCAGCGCGGATATCGGCGCGACGTCCTGAAG GTGGCGCGCTTTGACCCGTCCGTAAACTCTTGGTCTCTGGTGACCCCGCTTCCCGGCGGACACGGAGAACCCGGCGTCACCGTGCTGGACAATCGCATCTACGTCCTGGGCGGACGCTCTCACGACAAGAGCAACCGGATGAAGTACGTCCACGCGTACAACGCCGACGCGGACGAGTGGGAGAGCGAGACTGAGTTCAAGGACCGCGTGTCCGGCATGGCGGCCTGCGTCGCGCTCATGCCTCCCGCTGTCATCGCCCAGGCCAGGAGCTGGGAGCAGCGCATCAAGGCCTCATGGGAAGACATGGAAGACTCGGAGGACTCGAGCGAGGACTGA
- the klhl22 gene encoding kelch-like protein 22 isoform X1 has product MPQHQCLSMADGGELRRVVGRAGPSDCPGRRTYRSSAHFRSLLDGLLALRQGGVLFDVVLLVEARPIQAHRILLAASCDYFRGMFAGGLRETKETEIPIHGVSYMAMKKILDYIYTSEMELDLESVQEVLIAATLVQLENVIGFCCDFLFSWLDESNILEVHHLADLYELRQLKAMVHAYILRNIQTLSRTDVYRQLPQDEVFRALSSDELEVNSENEVYEAALHYHYSPEQVETDQVYLQVSSKDNLKMVDAVRFSLIEKQVLQKLCDRLDQCPLKDSVSAALRYHEQEIWQPVLQTPLTQPRSTFHCLLGFGGMFSSSSHANNEHLFQVFHPSWGEWRTLDATPAPRMSNQGIAVLNNFVYLIGGDKNTNGFRAETRCWRYDPRHNAWCTIQSLQQQHADHCVCVVGGHIYAIGGRDYSNELDSVERYDPHTNTWECVSPLKREVYAHAGAVTGGKIYITCGRRGMAYLRETYCFDPVANQWTACADGPVERAWHGMAGVNGCVYVIGGSNDQRGYRRDVLKVARFDPSVNSWSLVTPLPGGHGEPGVTVLDNRIYVLGGRSHDKSNRMKYVHAYNADADEWESETEFKDRVSGMAACVALMPPAVIAQARSWEQRIKASWEDMEDSEDSSED; this is encoded by the exons ATGCCTCAACACCAGTGTCTGTCCATGGCTGACGGTGGAGAGCTGCGTCGAGTGGTGGGACGCGCCGGCCCCTCGGACTGTCCGGGCCGGCGAACCTACCGAAGTTCAGCCCATTTCCGCAGCCTGCTGGACGGCCTGCTGGCGCTCAGACAAGGCGGCGTCCTGTTCGATGTGGTGCTGCTGGTGGAAGCGCGACCTATCCAAGCCCACCGTATACTGCTGGCAGCCTCCTGCGATTATTTTag GGGAATGTTTGCTGGTGGCCTGCGGGAGACAAAGGAAACAGAGATTCCAATTCATGGTGTTTCCTACATGGCCATGAAAAAAATACTGGACTACATTTACACCTCGGAGATGGAATTAGACCTGGAGAGTGTTCAGGAAGTCCTGATAGCTGCCACACTGGTACAG ctgGAGAACGTGATCGGCTTCTGCTGCGATTTCCTCTTCTCCTGGCTGGACGAGAGCAACATCTTGGAGGTGCATCACCTGGCCGACCTGTACGAACTGCGGCAGCTTAAAGCCATGGTCCACGCCTACATCCTCAGGAACATCCAGACTCTGTCCCGGACGGACGTTTACCGGCAGCTCCCTCAAGACGAGGTCTTCAGAGCGCTGAGCAGTGACGAGCTGGAGGTGAACAGTGAGAACGAGGTGTACGAGGCCGCTCTTCACTACCACTACAGTCCTGAGCAGGTGGAAACTGACCAGGTGTACTTGCAGGTCAGTTCCAAG GACAATCTCAAGATGGTTGATGCTGTGCGCTTCAGCCTGATTGAGAAGCAGGTGTTGCAGAAACTGTGCGACCGTCTGGACCAGTGTCCGCTGAAGGACTCGGTGTCGGCCGCCCTGCGCTACCACGAGCAGGAGATCTGGCAGCCCGTCCTGCAGACTCCTCTCACCCAGCCCCGCTCCACCTTCCACTGCCTCCTGGGCTTCGGCGggatgttctcctccagctcccACGCCAACAACGAGCACCTGTTTCAGGTGTTCCACCCGAGCTGGGGCGAATGGAGGACTCTTGATGCGACGCCCGCCCCCCGAATGTCCAACCAGGGCATCGCTGTGCTCAACAACTTTGTTTATCTCATCGGAGGAGACAAGAACACCAACGGGTTTCGTGCCGAGACCCGATGCTGGAG GTACGACCCTCGTCACAACGCGTGGTGCACGATCCAgtcgctgcagcagcagcacgctgaccactgtgtgtgtgtggtgggaggCCACATTTATGCCATCGGAGGGAGAGACTACAGCAATGAACTGGACTCAGTGGAGCGCTACGACCCGCACACCAACACGTGGGAGTGTGTGTCGCCACTAAAAAGAGAG GTGTATGCACATGCCGGAGCGGTGACGGGTGGTAAGATTTATATAACCTGCGGGCGCAGAGGGATGGCCTACCTCCGAGAGACCTACTGCTTTGACCCCGTGGCAAATCAGTGGACGGCGTGCGCCGATGGCCCAGTGGAGCGCGCCTGGCACGGCATGGCGGGTGTCAACGGATGCGTTTACGTGATTGGGGGAAGCAACGACCAGCGCGGATATCGGCGCGACGTCCTGAAG GTGGCGCGCTTTGACCCGTCCGTAAACTCTTGGTCTCTGGTGACCCCGCTTCCCGGCGGACACGGAGAACCCGGCGTCACCGTGCTGGACAATCGCATCTACGTCCTGGGCGGACGCTCTCACGACAAGAGCAACCGGATGAAGTACGTCCACGCGTACAACGCCGACGCGGACGAGTGGGAGAGCGAGACTGAGTTCAAGGACCGCGTGTCCGGCATGGCGGCCTGCGTCGCGCTCATGCCTCCCGCTGTCATCGCCCAGGCCAGGAGCTGGGAGCAGCGCATCAAGGCCTCATGGGAAGACATGGAAGACTCGGAGGACTCGAGCGAGGACTGA